From a single Fusobacterium pseudoperiodonticum genomic region:
- the nhaC gene encoding Na+/H+ antiporter NhaC, which produces MSKEKVKPSLFIALLPFIFLIIFMLLGTLVYSSPAQIPLILGIAITCIIGHFLGYSYEEIEDSMIETNKMGLQANFIMLIVGCLIGSWIVGGVVPGMIYYGLKLFTPRIFLIILPIMCAIISVSTGSAWTTAGTMGTAAMGIGVGMGIPAPLVAGAVVSGASFGDKLSPLSDSTNLAAATAEAGLFDHVRHMLKTTIPSFLIALLIFAFLGRNFGSANIDNNAIDSITNTIANNFKITPLIFIPPIIIIVVIFLKVPPVPGMLIGTLAGVGMCFYQGENLTTIIAALYEGPSIETGNAVVDKLLNRGGLLFMMETISLVMCALAFGGAIKAIGCIDTIIETVLKHLRRRGSIITSNVIMCILCNFAAADQYMSIVIPGQMYKKVYKKLNLAPENLSRTLEDAGTLTSGLVPWSTCGAVYLATLGVSAFQYGRYHILGLVNPIVAIVYAYLLIFLNPLDKSKPIKDRLTDEDLKDL; this is translated from the coding sequence ATGTCAAAAGAAAAAGTTAAACCGTCGCTTTTTATAGCTTTACTACCATTTATTTTTCTAATAATTTTTATGTTATTAGGGACTTTAGTTTATTCTTCTCCTGCTCAAATTCCATTAATTCTAGGAATTGCTATAACTTGTATCATAGGACATTTTTTAGGTTATTCCTATGAAGAAATAGAAGATTCTATGATAGAAACAAATAAGATGGGCTTACAAGCTAATTTTATTATGTTAATTGTAGGTTGCTTGATTGGATCTTGGATAGTAGGTGGAGTTGTTCCAGGTATGATATATTATGGCTTAAAATTATTTACACCTAGAATATTTTTAATTATCTTACCTATAATGTGTGCAATAATAAGTGTATCAACAGGTAGTGCATGGACAACAGCAGGTACAATGGGAACTGCAGCTATGGGAATTGGAGTAGGAATGGGTATTCCTGCACCATTAGTTGCAGGTGCAGTTGTTAGTGGTGCTTCTTTTGGAGATAAATTATCACCTCTTTCTGACAGTACAAACCTTGCAGCTGCTACGGCTGAAGCAGGATTATTTGATCACGTAAGACATATGTTAAAGACTACTATTCCAAGTTTTTTAATAGCACTATTAATATTTGCTTTTTTAGGTAGAAATTTTGGAAGTGCTAATATAGATAACAATGCAATAGATAGTATTACTAATACAATAGCTAATAATTTTAAAATTACACCTTTAATTTTTATTCCACCAATTATAATAATAGTTGTAATATTTTTAAAAGTTCCTCCTGTTCCAGGAATGTTAATTGGGACTCTTGCAGGTGTAGGAATGTGTTTTTACCAAGGTGAAAACTTGACTACAATAATTGCAGCACTATATGAAGGACCTAGTATAGAAACAGGAAATGCTGTTGTTGATAAACTATTAAATAGAGGTGGTTTACTTTTCATGATGGAAACTATCTCATTAGTTATGTGTGCTTTAGCATTTGGAGGTGCTATTAAAGCAATAGGTTGTATAGACACAATAATAGAAACAGTTCTAAAGCATTTAAGAAGAAGAGGTTCTATAATCACTTCAAATGTTATTATGTGTATTTTATGTAATTTTGCTGCTGCAGATCAATATATGTCAATAGTTATTCCAGGACAAATGTATAAAAAGGTCTATAAAAAATTAAATTTAGCACCCGAAAATTTATCAAGAACTCTTGAGGATGCAGGAACATTAACATCAGGATTAGTTCCTTGGTCTACTTGTGGAGCTGTTTACTTAGCAACTTTAGGAGTAAGTGCTTTTCAATATGGAAGATACCATATTTTAGGTTTAGTAAATCCAATAGTAGCTATAGTTTATGCATATTTGCTAATTTTCTTAAATCCACTAGATAAATCAAAACCTATAAAAGATAGATTGACAGATGAGGATTTAAAAGACTTATAA
- a CDS encoding tripartite tricarboxylate transporter permease, translating to MSDVLFGYVAALTPINLVAAIISVAIGITIGALPGLSAAMGVALLIPITFGMDPSTGLITLAGVYCGAIFGGSISAILIRTPGTPAAAATAIDGYELTKQGKAGTALGTAITASFIGGILSAIPLYLFAPRLAKLALLFGPAEYFWLSIFGLTIIAGASTKSIVKGLISGALGLMLSTVGMDPMLGNARFTFGVPALLSGIPFTAALIGLFSMSQVLMLAEKKIKKAGNMVDFDNKVLLSKEQILEILPTSLRSTVIGSIIGILPGAGASIAAFLGYNEAKRFSKKKELFGHGSIEGIAGAEAANNAVTGGSLIPTFTLGIPGESVTAVLLGGLMIQGLQPGPDLFTVHGKITYTFFAGFVIVNIFMLILGLFGSKLFAKVSRVSDSYLIPLIFALSVIGSYAINNQMADVWVMFVFGIIGYFVQKFELNSASIVLALILGPIGESGLRRSLILNHNNYSILFQSTVSKVLLFLTLFSLLSPIVMAQLKKRKKTEE from the coding sequence ATGTCAGATGTTTTATTTGGATATGTAGCAGCCTTAACACCAATAAATTTAGTTGCTGCTATAATTAGTGTGGCTATCGGAATAACTATTGGAGCTTTACCAGGACTTTCTGCTGCAATGGGAGTTGCCTTATTAATTCCTATTACATTTGGAATGGATCCTTCAACAGGATTAATTACTCTTGCAGGAGTTTATTGTGGAGCTATATTTGGTGGTTCGATTTCAGCTATCTTAATTCGTACACCAGGTACTCCAGCTGCAGCTGCAACTGCTATAGATGGTTATGAATTAACAAAACAAGGAAAAGCAGGTACTGCATTAGGTACTGCAATTACTGCTTCATTCATAGGAGGAATTTTAAGTGCTATTCCACTTTATCTATTTGCTCCAAGACTAGCAAAACTTGCATTACTTTTTGGACCAGCTGAATATTTCTGGTTATCTATATTTGGTTTAACTATCATTGCTGGTGCAAGTACAAAATCAATAGTAAAAGGATTAATTTCAGGAGCTTTAGGATTAATGTTATCAACTGTTGGAATGGATCCTATGCTAGGAAATGCTCGTTTCACATTTGGAGTTCCTGCATTACTTTCAGGAATACCTTTTACTGCTGCTCTTATAGGACTTTTCTCAATGTCACAAGTATTGATGTTAGCTGAAAAGAAAATTAAAAAAGCAGGAAATATGGTAGACTTTGATAATAAAGTTCTATTATCTAAAGAACAAATCTTAGAAATATTACCTACATCTTTAAGATCAACAGTTATCGGAAGTATTATAGGAATATTACCAGGAGCTGGAGCAAGTATTGCTGCATTCTTAGGATATAACGAAGCAAAAAGATTCTCAAAGAAAAAAGAATTATTTGGTCATGGAAGTATAGAAGGAATAGCAGGAGCTGAAGCAGCTAACAACGCTGTTACAGGAGGTTCACTTATACCAACATTCACATTAGGAATACCTGGTGAAAGTGTTACTGCTGTTTTACTTGGAGGACTTATGATACAAGGACTTCAACCAGGTCCAGACCTATTTACTGTTCATGGAAAAATAACTTATACTTTCTTCGCAGGATTTGTTATAGTTAATATATTCATGCTTATCTTAGGACTTTTCGGTTCTAAATTATTTGCAAAAGTATCAAGAGTTTCAGATAGCTATTTAATACCTCTTATATTTGCACTAAGTGTAATAGGTTCTTATGCTATTAACAACCAAATGGCTGACGTATGGGTAATGTTTGTCTTTGGTATAATTGGATACTTCGTTCAAAAATTTGAACTTAACTCTGCTTCAATAGTTTTAGCTTTAATATTAGGACCAATAGGTGAATCAGGACTTAGAAGATCACTTATCTTAAATCATAATAATTATTCTATACTATTCCAAAGTACAGTTTCAAAAGTTCTATTATTCTTAACTCTTTTCTCATTATTATCACCAATAGTAATGGCTCAATTAAAAAAGAGAAAAAAAACTGAAGAATAA
- a CDS encoding tripartite tricarboxylate transporter TctB family protein has product MRKYDKFLTIGLFILEAFYFFLIKQLPEKAARYPLFVLGLMVFLTLLLAINTFIIKPKNVEDKESDQFKGILYRQFFLIIALSAVYIVLIDIIGFFVTTAIYLFVTMVALKSSIKWSIVVSILFPIFLYLIFVSFLKVPVPRGFLL; this is encoded by the coding sequence ATGAGAAAATATGATAAATTTTTAACAATAGGTTTATTTATTTTAGAAGCATTTTATTTCTTTTTAATAAAACAGCTTCCAGAAAAAGCAGCAAGATATCCTCTTTTTGTACTAGGTTTAATGGTATTTTTAACTTTACTTTTGGCTATAAATACTTTTATTATTAAACCTAAAAATGTGGAAGATAAAGAGAGTGACCAATTTAAAGGTATTTTATATCGTCAATTCTTCCTTATTATTGCATTATCTGCTGTATATATAGTTTTAATTGATATAATTGGTTTCTTTGTTACAACTGCAATTTACCTTTTTGTAACTATGGTAGCATTAAAGAGCAGTATTAAATGGAGTATTGTTGTAAGTATACTTTTCCCAATATTTTTATATTTAATATTTGTATCATTCTTAAAAGTCCCTGTACCAAGAGGATTTTTACTATAA